Genomic DNA from Syntrophorhabdales bacterium:
ACAGCACAACCAGTTTGGCGCACCTCACGAGCACCGCAGAAAATGGCTTCCCGCAGAAGGCAAGGTTGCAGAAAAAGCGGAGCTCCTTTATTTTGTGGGGTGCTCAGCCTCGTACGTGACGGCGGAGATAGCCCGCGCTGCAACCAAAATACTCAATGCAGCAAACACGCCGTTCATGCTGATGCCGGATGAGTGGTGCTGCGGCAACACGCTTTTCTCCGTCGGCATGCTCGATGAAGCTCGCGCACTGGCCCGCAGGAATATTGAGGCGGTCAAGGCAACGGGTGCCAAGACCGTGCTTCTGACGTGCGCGGAAGGTTACAGGATGTGGAAGGTCGATTACCCGAAACTGCTCAATATCGCAACGACAGACCTCGGCTTCAAGGTGGTGCATCTGGTGGAATTTGCGGACGAGGCGCTCAAGAAAGGCTCGCTCAGGCTCAGCAAACCTCAGGGCCTGCGTCTCGCGTATCATGATTCCTGCGGCATCTCCAGGCTTGCCGATCCATGGACTCCCTATGCCGGGGAGCGCGGCTGGATGGGTACCGTCAATCCCCGTCTGAAGCGTCGCCGGGGCACCTACGGCCTTTATGCACAGCCCAGAAACATCCTGGCTGCTATCCCGGGTGTCACCTTCGTGGAGATGCCCCGGGCTCGGGAGAATTCCTTCTGCTGCGGCGCCGGGCGGGGGACCAGAGAGGCTTTTCCGGATCTTGCATCATTCTCGGCGCGACAGCGTCTGGACGAAGTACGTGAAGTGGGTGCGGAGGCCCTGCTTGCTGCCTGCCCGTGGTGCAAGAGCAATTTTTCGCAGGCGGTCAGGGAACAAGGTGACTCCATAAAAGTGATGGATATAGCAGAGCTAATTGCGGCTTCGCTCAGATAAGGGAGGTTGACCATGGGTATGTCGAAAAGAGCATACAAGGCGTTAGAATCCATCGTAGGTTCAAAGTATATAACGGACGATGCTGCGGTGTGTGAGGGGTACCGCTCGGGCCCGGGCGGTTACGAGAGCGGTCTTGGCTACGAACGGGTGATGACGAAGATACCTGCTGCCGTTATCCTCCCGCGGAGCACCGAGGAGGTGCAGCGCATCGTCAAAATATGCAACCGGTACAGCGTGCCGTACGTTCCGTATAGCACGGGTTTTTACGGGCCCCGTTCCCACTGCCACGTGGAGAACGAGCTGCTTATCGATTTGAAACGCCTCAATGATTTCGAGATAGATGAGAAGCACATGTTCGCCGTGGTGGGATCGGGTGTCATCTACTCTCCCCTCCAGGAGGAGGCGATGAAGCGTGGCATGTACGTGATCATCGGCGGCGGCGGAGCTCAGGCATCGGTCATCGCCAACCTCATCGGCGACGGATGGTCCCCACTTTCTCATCGTATCGGGTTGCCCCACCGGCGCATCCTGGGCACGGAGCTGGTGCTGCCTGACGGCGAGTTGGTGAAGATGGGCTCGTTAGCCGTGGGAGAGGATCCTTTCTGGGGAGACGGGCCGGGCCCTGACCTCCGTGGTCTCCTGCGAGGCTTCACGGGGCTTCGGGGGTGCCTCGGCGTCGTCACGAAGATGGCCGTCAAACTTTTACCGTTCCAGCCGGAAAAGCCGATGCCTACGGGCATTGCTCCCAACACAGCACTCGCCCTTCCTGAAAGACGGATGAAATGGATTAACTACCAGGTGCCCAACAAGGCAGCCCAGGTCAAGGCCATG
This window encodes:
- a CDS encoding (Fe-S)-binding protein translates to DIQKLDNFAYDMSHCIKCKGCYWVEHTYMPGVRFSTRCPSNVWNDFDAYGAFGKMRIGLAMIEGKLEWTPKLLEIIYADPLCGACDVGCKRNLDLEIGLTLEAMRVKAVQDGAGPLPVHKKIAQNIAKQHNQFGAPHEHRRKWLPAEGKVAEKAELLYFVGCSASYVTAEIARAATKILNAANTPFMLMPDEWCCGNTLFSVGMLDEARALARRNIEAVKATGAKTVLLTCAEGYRMWKVDYPKLLNIATTDLGFKVVHLVEFADEALKKGSLRLSKPQGLRLAYHDSCGISRLADPWTPYAGERGWMGTVNPRLKRRRGTYGLYAQPRNILAAIPGVTFVEMPRARENSFCCGAGRGTREAFPDLASFSARQRLDEVREVGAEALLAACPWCKSNFSQAVREQGDSIKVMDIAELIAASLR
- a CDS encoding FAD-binding oxidoreductase — encoded protein: MGMSKRAYKALESIVGSKYITDDAAVCEGYRSGPGGYESGLGYERVMTKIPAAVILPRSTEEVQRIVKICNRYSVPYVPYSTGFYGPRSHCHVENELLIDLKRLNDFEIDEKHMFAVVGSGVIYSPLQEEAMKRGMYVIIGGGGAQASVIANLIGDGWSPLSHRIGLPHRRILGTELVLPDGELVKMGSLAVGEDPFWGDGPGPDLRGLLRGFTGLRGCLGVVTKMAVKLLPFQPEKPMPTGIAPNTALALPERRMKWINYQVPNKAAQVKAMFEISKAEIAGAVTKVPLFWRALAKAECKEDFWDLWGKENEDTIKNFHIVRVLLIGFTSEEQMQYDENVLNDIMAELGSKPRATKPSDESWIKNADSAGMWLMCGSYVSVDYIIETLSHAVQHGESYAELKKKYTPPLMPDYGDPGWFQSFELGHQGYSEFLVYWDQDEDTTGVDHFYVETSKMNIKNRFYTSLLGPHQPLYLTGPKYGPNYHEWLLKIKDEFDPLWVCHPPTPLAHDVFVEKAPWMKPIKDWKAPKKFPMPDWE